The sequence below is a genomic window from Carboxydothermus pertinax.
ATTAATCCAGTTAATTGCGGCGTGATTATCGGGAGTTTTAATTGTTTTATGACATTTCTCGCAGCGAATAGTAACGCCGCGGCTAAAGTGACAGGCAATACAGTTATCCATTTCCGGTTTTACAAATTCGGTGGACATTTCTTTTTTCCCACGCTCCGGCGTCCACTCCTCAAAAGAACCGGTAACAGTTAATCCCCGTTCCGCAATTTTCGCATGGGCTACCCCCGAATGGCACTTGATACAATCCACATGTTTTTTAATATGTTTATCGTGAGGAACTATAATATCCCCAGCTATAGTATATTCCCGGTTGGTGGAGTGACACTGAAAGCAAATTTCCGTTTTAATTTCCTTTTCTTCAGGCAAAAAAATGGGTCGCTCGTAAGTCTTGGTTACATGCTGGTACAACTGCTTCATCGCCCCCATTTTTTCTTTTAACAGGTTCACAACCCCGGGCTCGATATGACACTTGGTACAGGCAAGCTGGCTGTGGGAACTGGCCTGCCAGGTAACGTATTCCGGCAACATTTCGTGACAGGACTTACAAAATCCAGGTGTCATGGTAGCAGCAATAGCTCCTACCGAACCAGCAGCTATAATTATTATAAGTGCGGAAACCACTAAAATAAATTTAAGCCTTCCTTCGGTTGTGGATAAGTCTACCCGAATTAAACGGCGCTTTAAGCGCTCTGGTTCCACTTTTAACCCTCCCTTTTTACCAGTTTTTACTATAAAATAATATTCGCTAAAAACAGAAAAAAACCTCCCATTTTATGGGAGGTTTAATATCTTTTTCCATTAAGATGCTTTATCCTTAATTAAAATGACTTTCAACGTATGCAGGATAATTTCTAAATCTTTTAGAGGGGTATAAGCTTTGGCATATAATAAGTCGTATTTTAGCTTGTCTTCAAAAGAGGTACTGTATTTCCCTTCCACCTGGGCAAGACCGGTTAGGCCGGATTTTAGTTTTAGCCGTAAGGCGTACTCCGGCACCTCATCGGTAAATTTTTCGACAAAGAAAGGACGTTCCGGCCTTGGGCCAACTAAGCTCATGTCTCCTTTTATTACGTTAATTAGCTGGGGTAATTCGTCAATTCTCGTCGCCCGTAAGATCCTTCCTACCCGGGTTATCCGTGGATCGTTTTCGGTAGCCAATGTGGGTCCGGTGAGTTTCTCCGCATCTTTCACCATGGTACGAAATTTATAACAGTAAAATTTCCTGCCGTTTTCCGTCACGCGCTCCTGCAGATAAAATATCGGGCCTTCCGAGTCAATTTTAATTAAAAGCGCAGTAAGTAGCATAATAGGACTTGCCAAAATAAGAGCAACCAAGGCCAACAGTACATCCATCGCCCTTTTGACCATCTGCATCCCGGCAGGCAGGGAAAGCCCTTCCAAATAAAAGACCGGTAAGTCGCCTATCGATTCAAGCTTGGCCTGGGAAAGGACGATATCATAATAATCGGGGATAACGTACACCGGAATATTTTCCGACAAAGTTAAAAGTAATATTTCTTTTTTAAGCTTGTCCGGAAGGTTATTACCGATAAGCACCACTTCCGGCCGATACTTATTGATGGCTTCCTTAACTTCCTCAATTGTTCCCGGAGCTGCCAGCTTTCCCGCAACCTCAAAGAGGTCAATCTTGTTATCTTTGATCTTATCCCGGGTAATATGGATTTCTTTGTGACCGCCAATTAATAAAAGCCGCCTTGCTCCAAAAACTTTTTTCTCAAGCCGCCAGAGCCAGAGCCGCCAGGGAATAAAAATTATAAGCTGCAGGATAAGGGCAACCACGAAAACCGTCCGCGGAAAGGAAAAGCCCCTAAAGAAGAACGCCATGCCCATGGCTACCGGCAGCAGAAGCACGATTGCCCAAACGGTAGAGGCGATAACTTCTGCCCGGCTTCGTTTATAACTCTGGTATAAACCATACACATTAAAAAGTAAAAGCCCCGCTAAAGTTACCCACGGGTAAACGGTAAGATAAGCTATAAAGTTTTCTTCAGGAAGCTTAAAACCAAACCGCAGCAAAAAAGCCGCTACAAAGCCGAGGTTTAATAAAACGGCGTCGATTAAAACGGAAGCAATGGTTAAAAGTTTTAGTTTTGTATTTTTATCCATTAAAAACTGCCTCCGTATCTTTTAAAAGTTTCTTGTACAGGCAGTCATAGGAACTAACCATTTTTTCAAGGTTATAATTTTCGCTAAAGATTTCAAAACTCCTTTTTCCCATTTTAAACCTGAGCTCCCCATCCTGTAAAAGGGAAATTATGGCGTGGAAAGCCTTTTTAGCATCTCCCTCATCCACTAAAAACCCNNNNNNNNNNAATCCCGCCGCCATAGCTTCAAGAATCGAAACTGGTAAGCCTTCGTGCCGGGAAAAAAGCGTAAAAACATCAAAATCCCCCAACAAATCGTAAACATCTTCCCGGTGTCCCAAAAGAAGGATTTTTTCCGAAAGCCCCCTTTTTAATATTTCCGCCCGAAGCCACTCTTTTTGCGGTCCATCTCCTACTACGACAAAAACAACCCTCTCCCAGTTTCTTATTACCATCTCCGCTGTTTTAAGGAGAAGCTCTAAGTCCTTGGGTGGGGCAAGACGAAGTACAGTTCCTACTATTTTTATTTCATCGCTAATTCCAAGTGCCTTTCGAAGCTTTCCCTTTTCTGTTATAATTTCCCGCAAGCCATTGGGAATATTGTATAACTTCTCTTTCCGGGTAATTTTATATTCAAGCCCTTTCCGGTAATCTTCCCGGGATACCGTCACCATCATGCTGCCAAACAAGCCTGCCAGTCGCTCCGCCCAGACATAAAAAAGAAATTTAAGAAGTGGTTGATTTAAGTCAAAAACCCAACCGTGCACGGTAAAAATCCTAACCGGAACACGGGCAAAAAAAGCTGCAATTCTTCCTACTATCCCTGCTTTTGTGCTGTGACAGTGGACGATATCAAACTTTTCCTTCTTAAAAATGCCTATTAATTTAAATAATAGCTTAAAGTCCTTTGTTAAAACTATTTCCCGCTCCATCTCCGGTAGCGGCCAAAATTTTATATGTGGATAATCTTTTAACCAGGAAAATAACTCTCCTCCGGGAGCCGCCATGACCGTAATATCGTACTCCTCCGGATTTAAGCCGCTTACAATATGATAGAGAACCTTCTGGGCTCCTCCCACCTCACTTAAGGTAATAAGGTGTAAAAGTTTAATTTTCTTATTCATATTTTTTCTCCCAAATTTCCTTCATTCCGCTTCCTATTTTTTATTTTTCCAACCTCTACTCTCCAATCTCCAACTTCCGTTTATGCCACTCAACCGTCTTTTTAAGGCCCTCTTCCAAACTCACCTTAGGCTCAAACCCTAAAATATTCCGGGCCAAAGAAATATCCGCCAGGGAATCCCGGACATCTCCAACCCTTGCCTCAGCATATACCGGCTCAATATCCACACCGATAATCTCTTTTATCACTTTGTAAAGCCTAATTAAACTAATCCGCTCTCCGCAGGCAATATTGAATACCTTCCCTGAGGCTCCCCGGGCGGTTAAAGCCAGCATATTCGCTTCAACCACATCATCGATAAAAATAAAATCTCTGGTTTGCATTCCATCCCCATAAATTGTCGGCGGCACCTCTTTCACTAGAGCATCTATAAACTTTGGAATCACCGCCGCATACTGGGAATTGGGATCCTGCTTGGGCCCAAAAACATTAAAATACCGAAGACCCACCGCTTCAATCCCGTAAATCCGGGTAAAAACTTGAAGATATAACTCTCCGGCATACTTCGAAACCGCATAGGGAGAAAGCGGCTCCGGGTACATGTCTTCTTTTTTCGGTAAAGTTTCATTATTCCCGTAAACTGCCGAAGATGCCGCATATACTACCCGTTTGACTCCATTTTCTTTAGCAGATAAAAGCACATTAATCGTCCCGGTAACGTTTACTTCATGGCATTTTAAAGGATCATCGATAGAAGCCGGCACCGACGCCATCGCCGCTTCGTGCAAAATATAATCCACATCTTCGGTTATTTTTCTTAATAAATCTAAATCCCGTATATTCCCTTTAATAAAGGTAATTTTATCTAAAACTTCGGAGAGATTTTCCTCTTTACCGCTTGATAAATCATCCAGGACAATGACCTCAGCTCCGTCTCGTACCAACCTTTCCACTATATGGGATCCAATAAAACCTGCTCCCCCGGTAACCAGGAATTTTGCCAAAGTTAATCCCCTTTCTCTTTACAGTTTTAAACTAAAAACATTATACTAAATTTGGTACATTTTTTCACTACACGGAGGATTAAAATGAATATTAAAACCGCCTGGGTTGTACCGACTTTAAATAGGCCAAAAGATATTGAGCGTTTATTTAATAGTTATCTTAAACAAACAGTAAAACCTGACAAAGTTATTGTCATTGACGGCAGCAAAGATGAGGAAACTAAAATGGTCTGTGAAAAATTTCAAGCCCAGATTAAAAACTTAATCTATGAACATACTACCAAACTTGGTTCGGTTACCCAGAGACTTTTGGCTTTTAAGTACTTAAAAGATATCGATTATGCGTTGTTTTTAGATGATGACTTTGAGTTAAATGATAATGCCTTTGAAATATTATTGGGAAAAATAAGAACCCTTCCTCCTAAAACATGCTTGGAATTAAATTTTAAAACTATTTCTTATGGTTCTGAAATTCAAAAGCTCGGTAGCTCAAAGTTTTTTAATTTCTTTAAAAAAATCTTCTTTTTACCCCATGAAAGCACTGAAAAAAAGGTACTGCCTTCGGGAGGCAATACCTGGTTAAACGAGTATGAATTAATTGTAAAAGATGAATTAAAAAAAGTTGGCTGGCTCTCCGGCTGCTGCATGTTTCTGCCTGTAAAACCACTACTTGAAAAGCCAGATTACTTCTTTAATGAAGATATGCAGCGTTTTAGCGGTTACGCCCTTGGAGAAGACGTCTACTTAAGCGTACAATTAGCCAAAGAAGGCTATAAATTTTACCGGGTAATGAACGCCTGGGGAATACACCACAAAGCTCCCTCAGCCCGGCCGGATTTGGAAAAGTTAATGGCGGCTAAGGTGTTTAATCAAAAACAAATATTTAAAATTTTAAAAAATAAAAATCATATATTTTTTTTCATTAGTTTATGCGGAAATTTTTTTCTTTCATTCATTTCATGTTTATTTACGAAATCGTTATCGCCACTTAAAGGTGTTTTAAAAGGTATTTGGTTTAGTTTTCATTTTGAAAAATTATATTCGCATACAAGGTATAAGAATTAATAAAAAGTGCTTTAAAACATAGTAATAAAAACGTATTAGTATTTGGAAAACCATTAACCTTGAAATAAGGGTTACGATAAAAAGCAATGTCGCGAATACCATTTTTTAAATAAAGATTCATTAATCTGTAATCGAAATAATCATAGTTATGAATATAAAAGATTTTAAACCCAACTTTGTTAGCTAGTAATTTAATACTGTCTTCCGAGTGAATAACTCTATGATAGGGAAACCAAAAATTTATATCACATTCATATTTTATATTTCGTTTTGCTTTATTTGTTATTGGAATGCTAAAAATAAATAATCCTTTTTTATTTAATTTATTCTTTATATTTTTAAAAAAAGCAATTTGTTCATCAATATGTTCTACAACTGCTCTTGCAATAATTACATCATAATTTTCATTAACCGTATCTATATTACCAAGAAATACTCTTTCTTTATACTCTGGATATTTTTGTTTGAATTTTTCAACAGCACTACTTGAAATTTCTAATCCATAAGCATTATACCCTTTATCTAAAATTTTCTTTAAAAAATCCCCCTCACCAAAACCTATCTCTAAAATTTTTTTATCATTAATTAATCTCAAAATTTTTTGTTCAAAATTCTTAAAGTTATATGTATTGTAAAATTTTAGCAAATAATCGATTGTTTTAAATATTTTCCCTATCATTACTTTAAATTTATCATTATAAAAATTTAAAGAGTAGAAATTATCAAAATATCTTTTATTTTCAGTTTCATCATCTATATGGCTTTTATTTATAAAAAAGCAAAAACAATTTTGACATAAAATATAATCTTTTTTAAAATTTTCACTAATTTGAGTAGCTACTCCACAAATTGGACATCTAATCATTTACATTCCCCTTAATAATTTTTAAAATATCTGAAAAACGTTTTTCATAAGTATGATCCCTTAAAACTCTCTGCCATCCAGAAATCTTAATTTTTTCCCTTTCTTCATCATGCTCTAAATAATACTTAATTTTGTAAACTAAATCATCAATATCATAATAAGTAACAATTTCTTCATTAATTTTAAAATAATCCTGCAGTTTATCATTATGTTGAGTTAGTAAGAACCCGCCGCAACTTGGAACTTCAAAATCTCTACCTTTTATTTGATTAATATTTATATTTTTTGATGCATTACTTAAATTTAAATTTATCTTACTTTGATTAAATATTAAAATCATTTCCGAAACCGAAACTCTTCCATTTTCCCATCCATATCCCCAAGTAGCCACATTTATACCCCTTACTCTTAATTCATTTACTATTTGTCTTCTATTACCATGAGGTTGACCTACAAACGAAACATCATATTTATAAGGTAATTTTAAGTATCTATAAATGTATTGATTTGCTGCCCACTGAGTTAATATAACATTTTTAATTCCATTTTCTTTATAAATAGGGACCGCTGCATCAAATGTAGTACATACCCAATCATAATAACGCGCTTTTTGCAAGGAAAAAGAATTTAATCGCCAATGATCATCTGCAAACCAGACTATTGTTGTTATATTTAATTTTTTAGATATTTTCTGTAATGTTTCCGGCTGTATTTCATCCTTAAAAATAAAATGAAAAACGATATCCGGGGAAAATAAAAAAGCTGTTTCAAATAAAAGCTCTTGTGTTTTTTCAACCCCTATTTCCTGAATTATTCTATCAAAATTAAATTTGATAATAGGATATCCTGAGAAAAGCAATGAATAAAAAAAATTTAATTCCTCAAAGCTCAAACCCCGATTCCTATCACCATAATCCCATTTCATTGCAACATATAATATTCTTGGTTTGTTAGAATTTAAATTATATACATCAACTAAATTTTCAATTAAAACCTCACTATTAATCTTTTTATATTTAATTGTTCCAATTGTTGATTTAGTAACATTTTCTAATTTTACACGTATTTTATCCAAATACTTTTTCATTAGTAATCACCATGCTTTCTTAAACTCTTTCTAATCTTCCATAAAGATCATCCATCCGCACTATATCATCTTCTCCCACATAACTGCCCACCTGAATTTCGATTATTTCCAAAGGCACTTTGCCGGGATTTATCAGGCGGTGCGCCTTGGTTGGAGGTACGTAAATACTTTCGTTTTCGTAAAC
It includes:
- a CDS encoding cytochrome c3 family protein; the protein is MEPERLKRRLIRVDLSTTEGRLKFILVVSALIIIIAAGSVGAIAATMTPGFCKSCHEMLPEYVTWQASSHSQLACTKCHIEPGVVNLLKEKMGAMKQLYQHVTKTYERPIFLPEEKEIKTEICFQCHSTNREYTIAGDIIVPHDKHIKKHVDCIKCHSGVAHAKIAERGLTVTGSFEEWTPERGKKEMSTEFVKPEMDNCIACHFSRGVTIRCEKCHKTIKTPDNHAAINWINIHGVQARKDLKYCESCHNYGMKMVALNLDKEPVVQYARGNQFCRSCHTKKPITHSEPWMPKHGTWAKEKGFTNCFVCHNKKPGESKEGAAQTFCNKCHWFE
- a CDS encoding sugar transferase, with the protein product MDKNTKLKLLTIASVLIDAVLLNLGFVAAFLLRFGFKLPEENFIAYLTVYPWVTLAGLLLFNVYGLYQSYKRSRAEVIASTVWAIVLLLPVAMGMAFFFRGFSFPRTVFVVALILQLIIFIPWRLWLWRLEKKVFGARRLLLIGGHKEIHITRDKIKDNKIDLFEVAGKLAAPGTIEEVKEAINKYRPEVVLIGNNLPDKLKKEILLLTLSENIPVYVIPDYYDIVLSQAKLESIGDLPVFYLEGLSLPAGMQMVKRAMDVLLALVALILASPIMLLTALLIKIDSEGPIFYLQERVTENGRKFYCYKFRTMVKDAEKLTGPTLATENDPRITRVGRILRATRIDELPQLINVIKGDMSLVGPRPERPFFVEKFTDEVPEYALRLKLKSGLTGLAQVEGKYSTSFEDKLKYDLLYAKAYTPLKDLEIILHTLKVILIKDKAS
- a CDS encoding glycosyltransferase; its protein translation is GFLVDEGDAKKAFHAIISLLQDGELRFKMGKRSFEIFSENYNLEKMVSSYDCLYKKLLKDTEAVFNG
- a CDS encoding glycosyltransferase, with translation MNKKIKLLHLITLSEVGGAQKVLYHIVSGLNPEEYDITVMAAPGGELFSWLKDYPHIKFWPLPEMEREIVLTKDFKLLFKLIGIFKKEKFDIVHCHSTKAGIVGRIAAFFARVPVRIFTVHGWVFDLNQPLLKFLFYVWAERLAGLFGSMMVTVSREDYRKGLEYKITRKEKLYNIPNGLREIITEKGKLRKALGISDEIKIVGTVLRLAPPKDLELLLKTAEMVIRNWERVVFVVVGDGPQKEWLRAEILKRGLSEKILLLGHREDVYDLLGDFDVFTLFSRHEGLPVSILEAMAAG
- a CDS encoding SDR family oxidoreductase, which produces MAKFLVTGGAGFIGSHIVERLVRDGAEVIVLDDLSSGKEENLSEVLDKITFIKGNIRDLDLLRKITEDVDYILHEAAMASVPASIDDPLKCHEVNVTGTINVLLSAKENGVKRVVYAASSAVYGNNETLPKKEDMYPEPLSPYAVSKYAGELYLQVFTRIYGIEAVGLRYFNVFGPKQDPNSQYAAVIPKFIDALVKEVPPTIYGDGMQTRDFIFIDDVVEANMLALTARGASGKVFNIACGERISLIRLYKVIKEIIGVDIEPVYAEARVGDVRDSLADISLARNILGFEPKVSLEEGLKKTVEWHKRKLEIGE
- a CDS encoding glycosyltransferase family 2 protein codes for the protein MNIKTAWVVPTLNRPKDIERLFNSYLKQTVKPDKVIVIDGSKDEETKMVCEKFQAQIKNLIYEHTTKLGSVTQRLLAFKYLKDIDYALFLDDDFELNDNAFEILLGKIRTLPPKTCLELNFKTISYGSEIQKLGSSKFFNFFKKIFFLPHESTEKKVLPSGGNTWLNEYELIVKDELKKVGWLSGCCMFLPVKPLLEKPDYFFNEDMQRFSGYALGEDVYLSVQLAKEGYKFYRVMNAWGIHHKAPSARPDLEKLMAAKVFNQKQIFKILKNKNHIFFFISLCGNFFLSFISCLFTKSLSPLKGVLKGIWFSFHFEKLYSHTRYKN
- a CDS encoding class I SAM-dependent methyltransferase; the protein is MIRCPICGVATQISENFKKDYILCQNCFCFFINKSHIDDETENKRYFDNFYSLNFYNDKFKVMIGKIFKTIDYLLKFYNTYNFKNFEQKILRLINDKKILEIGFGEGDFLKKILDKGYNAYGLEISSSAVEKFKQKYPEYKERVFLGNIDTVNENYDVIIARAVVEHIDEQIAFFKNIKNKLNKKGLFIFSIPITNKAKRNIKYECDINFWFPYHRVIHSEDSIKLLANKVGFKIFYIHNYDYFDYRLMNLYLKNGIRDIAFYRNPYFKVNGFPNTNTFLLLCFKALFINSYTLYANIIFQNEN
- a CDS encoding CgeB family protein, with product MKKYLDKIRVKLENVTKSTIGTIKYKKINSEVLIENLVDVYNLNSNKPRILYVAMKWDYGDRNRGLSFEELNFFYSLLFSGYPIIKFNFDRIIQEIGVEKTQELLFETAFLFSPDIVFHFIFKDEIQPETLQKISKKLNITTIVWFADDHWRLNSFSLQKARYYDWVCTTFDAAVPIYKENGIKNVILTQWAANQYIYRYLKLPYKYDVSFVGQPHGNRRQIVNELRVRGINVATWGYGWENGRVSVSEMILIFNQSKINLNLSNASKNININQIKGRDFEVPSCGGFLLTQHNDKLQDYFKINEEIVTYYDIDDLVYKIKYYLEHDEEREKIKISGWQRVLRDHTYEKRFSDILKIIKGNVND